One Bradyrhizobium manausense DNA segment encodes these proteins:
- a CDS encoding glucosamine-6-phosphate deaminase — translation MTRNRLHRIVRLARCRQSRRRTANPRSLLKTFAMESTAASIEQVRHRTVERLGVNSFATRREMGKRAAHDIAVAIRAGLAVAAGVRMIFAAAPSQAEMIEALIVEPDIDWRRITAFHMDEYIGLPSGAPQRFAVWLRERLFDRVPFGAVHPIRPEGDPQADAARYAALLDAAPIDIVCLGIGVNGHIAFNDPPVADFADPQDVKIVELDDVCRQQQVDDDCFPNLAAVPEQALTLTIPRLLRAERLFCVVPGAHKRLAVAGALHGPVTTDCPASILRRHPDCALYLDAESDPDA, via the coding sequence TTGACGCGCAACCGGTTGCATAGAATAGTACGACTTGCACGCTGCAGGCAATCCCGGCGGCGCACGGCAAATCCACGTTCACTCTTGAAGACATTCGCAATGGAATCGACTGCCGCTTCAATTGAGCAAGTGCGTCACCGCACGGTCGAACGCCTGGGTGTGAATTCCTTCGCGACCCGCCGGGAGATGGGCAAGCGGGCGGCGCACGACATTGCTGTGGCGATCCGGGCAGGGCTCGCCGTCGCCGCGGGTGTGCGGATGATTTTCGCGGCGGCGCCGAGCCAGGCCGAGATGATCGAAGCGCTGATCGTCGAGCCGGATATCGACTGGCGCCGTATCACGGCGTTCCATATGGACGAGTATATCGGCCTGCCCTCAGGCGCGCCGCAACGGTTCGCAGTCTGGCTTCGCGAACGCCTGTTCGATCGCGTGCCGTTCGGCGCGGTCCATCCGATCCGCCCCGAGGGCGATCCGCAGGCCGACGCGGCGCGCTATGCCGCGTTGTTGGATGCGGCGCCGATCGACATCGTATGCCTCGGCATCGGCGTCAACGGCCACATCGCCTTCAACGACCCGCCGGTTGCCGATTTCGCCGATCCGCAAGACGTCAAGATCGTCGAGCTCGACGACGTCTGTCGTCAGCAACAGGTGGATGACGACTGCTTTCCGAATCTTGCGGCCGTGCCCGAACAGGCGCTGACGCTGACCATACCGCGGCTGCTGCGGGCCGAACGCCTGTTTTGCGTCGTGCCGGGAGCGCACAAGCGCTTGGCCGTCGCCGGCGCGCTGCACGGACCGGTCACGACCGATTGCCCGGCCAGCATTCTGCGCCGGCACCCCGACTGCGCGCTCTATCTCGACGCGGAGTCCGATCCCGATGCCTGA
- a CDS encoding UxaA family hydrolase, whose amino-acid sequence MAEKVFLGFPRQSDRAGVRNHLLVLCINGLVAATAIQIGSSLSHCKVVATPYGRGQYGPDKECHFRQLVGVGASPNNGAVLVIGADRKSADDVAAAIAVVSHSPIEVLTLDDTHQDALELTARAIRKGATMIRELSRARREPVSVSQLYLGLECGQSDASSGLAANPLAGAVADRLVDAGATAVVGETLEWLGAEHALLHRCVSVEVGRKVVQVVAAREGAVTAAGVDLIGNNPGQENIAGGLSTIEEKSLGAVAKTGTRPIVDMLDFGQRPGPAGLYLMDGPSFSPESMTGFVASGTQLILFTTGPGNSYCSLLAPTIKIGANPASCAYLTEQLDFNGSNVLQGLQSLDEAADALFAAVIDFASGTLTLGEATGQGSECFTRIGASL is encoded by the coding sequence ATGGCAGAAAAGGTATTTCTCGGATTTCCGCGCCAGTCGGACCGTGCGGGAGTACGCAATCATCTCCTCGTTCTCTGCATCAATGGCCTCGTCGCGGCGACGGCGATCCAGATTGGCTCGTCGCTTTCGCATTGCAAGGTTGTCGCTACGCCATACGGGCGTGGCCAGTATGGGCCTGACAAGGAATGTCACTTCCGACAATTGGTCGGCGTCGGAGCCAGTCCAAACAATGGTGCGGTTCTGGTCATCGGAGCCGACCGCAAGTCGGCGGACGATGTCGCTGCCGCGATTGCCGTAGTCTCGCACTCTCCGATCGAGGTGCTGACACTGGACGACACGCATCAGGACGCGCTGGAATTGACTGCACGGGCGATTCGAAAGGGTGCCACGATGATCCGCGAGCTTTCGCGGGCTCGTCGCGAACCGGTGAGCGTCTCGCAGCTCTATCTGGGCCTGGAATGCGGCCAGTCCGATGCCAGTTCTGGCCTCGCCGCCAACCCTCTGGCGGGCGCGGTGGCAGACCGGTTGGTCGATGCGGGCGCGACGGCCGTGGTCGGCGAAACTCTCGAATGGCTCGGCGCCGAACATGCCTTGCTCCATCGCTGCGTCAGCGTCGAGGTCGGCCGGAAGGTCGTTCAGGTCGTCGCCGCCCGGGAAGGCGCGGTGACCGCCGCTGGCGTCGATCTCATCGGCAACAACCCCGGACAGGAGAACATAGCCGGCGGCCTGTCGACCATCGAAGAGAAGTCGCTAGGGGCCGTCGCCAAGACAGGCACCCGTCCGATCGTCGATATGCTGGATTTTGGCCAACGCCCGGGCCCGGCAGGCCTCTATCTGATGGATGGTCCAAGCTTCTCGCCGGAATCGATGACCGGCTTCGTCGCCTCGGGAACGCAGTTGATCCTGTTCACGACGGGGCCTGGAAACAGCTACTGCAGCCTGCTTGCCCCAACGATCAAGATCGGCGCGAATCCGGCTTCATGCGCGTACTTGACGGAGCAGCTCGACTTCAATGGCAGCAACGTGCTTCAGGGGCTACAATCGCTGGACGAAGCGGCCGATGCCTTGTTCGCCGCGGTTATCGATTTTGCCTCCGGAACGCTCACCTTGGGTGAAGCCACCGGTCAAGGCTCGGAATGTTTCACGCGTATCGGAGCATCACTTTGA
- a CDS encoding SDR family NAD(P)-dependent oxidoreductase: METAQHELENNRRVGARFSMAGRKALVTGGSVSIGREIALAFAEAGADVAIQYARQADIGFGRGDAAEEMLAAIAGCGRAGIAIDADFARPGEPTRCVEEARHKLGDIDVLVVGASIQYRTPFEEVTAAQLERQLQVNFKATIELLQAVLPQMRRNRFGRILTIGSVNQIAPESVLSVYAALKSAQHNLSFNLAREYAPYGITINNLSPGLIATERNKWRREDAAAWKAIEADCSPMQRAGMPAEMSGAALLFCSDAGSYITGADLQATGGRHLAWSAPATGR; encoded by the coding sequence ATGGAAACTGCGCAACACGAACTGGAGAACAACCGCCGCGTGGGGGCGCGCTTTTCGATGGCGGGCCGCAAGGCGCTCGTCACGGGGGGGAGCGTCAGCATCGGCCGCGAGATCGCGCTTGCTTTCGCAGAGGCCGGCGCGGATGTCGCCATCCAGTACGCGCGCCAAGCCGACATCGGGTTCGGTCGCGGCGACGCGGCCGAGGAGATGTTGGCAGCGATAGCCGGCTGTGGCCGCGCGGGCATCGCAATCGACGCGGATTTCGCGAGACCGGGCGAGCCGACCCGATGCGTGGAGGAAGCGCGGCACAAGCTTGGCGATATCGACGTTCTGGTCGTGGGCGCGTCGATCCAATACCGGACGCCATTCGAGGAGGTGACAGCGGCTCAACTCGAGCGCCAGCTTCAAGTGAACTTCAAGGCGACGATCGAATTGCTCCAGGCCGTCCTGCCGCAGATGCGCCGCAACCGTTTCGGCCGCATCCTTACCATCGGCAGCGTCAACCAGATTGCGCCGGAGTCCGTGCTCTCGGTCTATGCGGCACTCAAGAGTGCGCAACACAATCTCTCATTCAACCTGGCGCGCGAATACGCACCTTACGGTATCACCATCAACAACCTGTCCCCGGGCCTCATCGCCACAGAGCGCAACAAGTGGCGCCGCGAGGATGCAGCCGCTTGGAAAGCGATCGAAGCGGATTGCAGTCCGATGCAGCGCGCCGGGATGCCCGCGGAAATGTCCGGCGCGGCGCTTCTGTTCTGTTCGGACGCAGGGAGCTACATTACCGGCGCCGACCTGCAGGCGACCGGCGGCCGCCACCTCGCCTGGAGCGCTCCTGCTACGGGCAGGTGA
- a CDS encoding ABC transporter substrate-binding protein, with translation MLKLLAAALITSAAMIGTIRFADADPVTITFRFNDTEQEVRGAIDAFEKQNPNIKVDLQRIGWKDARNQFLREAAVGQGPDVAHVAQVWVTEMGDAGATLALDDLIRKDPPPNGFADFAAQDLAKGKDGHIYGLPWTTDTWAMVYRTDLLKEAGIESLPTTWEDIRKDSEAVYKKTGKTGFGFPAGSSASGAMWFLANFYWWSHGKELIVQKPDGSYAIGLTLEDVTESMNYYKKFMDEGDNPRPNLAASDAHDPAIMQALITGNQAMGAMPPNTFKEALKAYEDANPGKPAPFASGPFPHQNNTKSSMIGGRMLVINANSKHPDAAWKFVKFMASQSVFADYYRTQFPAQTSLLKQIDFGAPLKGFADQFPYARTWGAYASGPVPIGTLWNVTQRAFGKALSGQQSTENAAKELLAEIGKQMP, from the coding sequence ATGCTCAAACTGCTTGCCGCTGCTCTCATCACAAGCGCTGCCATGATCGGGACAATCCGCTTCGCCGATGCAGATCCGGTGACGATCACGTTCCGCTTCAACGACACCGAACAAGAGGTGCGGGGAGCAATCGACGCGTTCGAGAAACAGAATCCGAACATCAAGGTCGACCTTCAGCGGATCGGCTGGAAGGACGCCCGCAACCAGTTCCTGCGCGAGGCCGCTGTTGGACAAGGACCCGACGTGGCGCATGTCGCGCAGGTCTGGGTTACCGAAATGGGTGATGCCGGCGCGACGCTGGCGCTCGATGACCTCATCCGGAAGGATCCGCCGCCAAACGGCTTTGCCGATTTCGCCGCGCAGGACCTGGCCAAGGGCAAGGACGGTCATATCTACGGCCTGCCGTGGACGACCGATACCTGGGCCATGGTTTACCGGACCGACCTGCTCAAGGAGGCCGGCATAGAAAGCCTGCCCACGACATGGGAAGACATCCGCAAGGATAGCGAAGCGGTCTACAAGAAGACCGGCAAGACCGGCTTTGGCTTCCCGGCCGGCAGCTCGGCTTCGGGGGCTATGTGGTTTCTTGCCAATTTCTACTGGTGGTCACATGGCAAAGAATTGATCGTCCAGAAGCCGGATGGCTCCTACGCGATCGGGCTCACGCTGGAGGACGTCACAGAAAGCATGAACTACTACAAGAAGTTCATGGACGAAGGCGACAACCCGCGGCCGAATCTTGCCGCCAGTGATGCGCACGACCCTGCGATCATGCAGGCGCTAATAACCGGTAACCAGGCGATGGGCGCGATGCCGCCGAATACCTTTAAGGAGGCCTTAAAGGCGTACGAGGACGCGAATCCCGGAAAGCCCGCCCCCTTCGCCTCCGGGCCCTTCCCGCACCAGAACAACACCAAAAGCTCTATGATCGGCGGGCGTATGCTTGTCATCAACGCCAACAGCAAGCATCCCGACGCGGCCTGGAAGTTCGTCAAGTTCATGGCCTCCCAGTCGGTCTTCGCCGACTACTACCGTACTCAGTTTCCGGCGCAGACCTCGCTGCTGAAGCAGATCGATTTCGGCGCGCCGCTCAAGGGCTTTGCGGACCAATTCCCCTATGCTCGCACGTGGGGTGCCTACGCCAGCGGCCCGGTTCCGATTGGCACCCTGTGGAACGTTACACAGCGCGCCTTCGGAAAGGCTCTATCGGGACAGCAATCGACGGAAAATGCCGCCAAGGAACTGCTGGCGGAAATCGGAAAGCAGATGCCGTAA
- a CDS encoding UxaA family hydrolase: MFHAYRSITLSSLQTKIGWDAVQIAPDDDVAVALRDLSGIVRVRCSDRIEKIALLELIPFGHKFAFSDLAAGQEVRKYGAPIGRLTRSVLAGQHVHVHNLKSQRAKIRGG; the protein is encoded by the coding sequence ATGTTTCACGCGTATCGGAGCATCACTTTGAGCAGTCTCCAAACTAAGATCGGCTGGGACGCTGTGCAGATTGCGCCCGACGATGATGTTGCCGTGGCCCTCCGCGATCTATCAGGTATCGTTCGCGTCCGTTGCAGCGATCGGATCGAAAAGATCGCCCTTCTTGAACTTATACCCTTTGGCCACAAATTTGCATTTTCCGATCTTGCGGCCGGCCAGGAAGTCCGGAAATACGGCGCGCCAATCGGCAGGCTGACGCGCAGCGTGTTGGCTGGCCAGCATGTCCATGTCCACAACCTAAAAAGCCAGCGCGCGAAGATCCGAGGCGGATGA
- a CDS encoding LacI family DNA-binding transcriptional regulator, translated as MMDDRTSRPGAPTISQVAEAAGVSRATVSRAFTRPDMLGADTVRRVMAIAKKIGYVPNHTARALSTGRYGNVALIVPDVANPFFPPLIRAAQVEAEKLDFCVFLGNSDENPEQEEKLVSRFSTQVEGFILASTRLSDERIRAARRPLVLINRDIAGIPRVLMDSGTGVAEAVDHLASLGHERIAYVSGPKNSWSNAQRRAAVQRRAKLHKLQVLIVPAQMASFETGYAAAPAILDYRATAAVAFDDLMAQGTLAGLAARGVAVPADFSIVGCDDVLGAMTYPPLSSVSNACAEAGRVAISLLMDTLKTRAVRDIRYVLGTKLVIRKTTGSAANPR; from the coding sequence ATGATGGACGACCGCACGAGCCGCCCGGGAGCGCCGACGATCAGCCAGGTGGCGGAGGCCGCCGGCGTCTCACGCGCCACCGTATCGCGCGCCTTCACCCGCCCCGATATGCTGGGCGCGGACACCGTGCGTCGCGTGATGGCGATCGCCAAGAAGATCGGTTACGTGCCGAACCATACGGCGCGAGCGCTTTCGACCGGTCGCTACGGCAACGTCGCGCTGATCGTGCCTGATGTGGCCAACCCGTTTTTCCCGCCGCTGATCCGCGCCGCGCAAGTCGAGGCGGAGAAGCTCGACTTCTGCGTGTTCCTGGGCAATTCCGACGAAAATCCGGAACAGGAAGAAAAGCTGGTGAGCCGCTTCTCGACGCAGGTGGAGGGATTCATCCTCGCATCGACGCGGTTGTCCGACGAACGCATCCGCGCCGCACGGCGGCCGCTGGTGCTGATCAATCGCGACATTGCGGGTATCCCACGCGTGCTGATGGACAGCGGCACGGGAGTCGCCGAGGCCGTCGATCATCTGGCCTCGCTCGGCCACGAGCGCATCGCCTATGTCAGCGGTCCCAAGAATTCGTGGTCGAACGCGCAGCGACGGGCCGCCGTGCAGCGCAGAGCCAAGCTCCACAAGCTGCAGGTCCTGATCGTGCCGGCGCAGATGGCCTCGTTCGAAACCGGCTACGCAGCAGCACCCGCGATCCTCGACTACCGCGCCACCGCGGCCGTCGCCTTCGATGATCTGATGGCGCAGGGCACGCTCGCGGGCCTCGCCGCACGCGGCGTCGCAGTGCCGGCAGATTTCAGCATCGTTGGCTGCGACGACGTGCTCGGCGCGATGACCTACCCGCCGCTGTCCAGTGTCTCGAATGCCTGCGCGGAAGCAGGCCGGGTCGCCATTTCGCTGCTAATGGACACCCTGAAAACGCGCGCTGTTAGGGATATACGCTACGTTCTCGGCACCAAGCTCGTAATCCGCAAAACCACTGGCAGCGCCGCAAACCCACGCTAA
- a CDS encoding amidohydrolase family protein — protein sequence MTLLKNRTINGSVLGRLKDGSVRQRIDAHHHLWQLGRFPYAWLAPGSPPRPFGDHTALKKDYLVADYARDMAGIGVVASVFVEASAGGPGASELDWVDAVAGDRSLPAVSVGHADLRRPDIGAVLSVFQRSARMRGIRMSLAWDGRPWWRFVESPDIMLAPEFLHGLSELTRRELAFDTLVVPGQLSQLANVARANPDLQIVINHLGTPLRETVEDIAQWTEGMRDCARCANMSIKLSGLWVLDRGWAPEHIAAPVRMVIDLFGPHRCMWATNYPVEKLMCPVVDQIRNLDTVLDDLSEDEKDTIFRRTAARVYRIPLPDRTIAVDGSRRTVAG from the coding sequence TTGACGCTGTTGAAAAACAGAACTATCAATGGGTCTGTTCTAGGCAGATTGAAAGACGGCTCGGTGCGACAAAGGATCGACGCTCATCATCATCTGTGGCAACTCGGTCGCTTTCCCTATGCATGGCTTGCGCCGGGCTCGCCACCACGCCCGTTCGGTGACCACACGGCGCTCAAGAAGGACTACCTCGTCGCCGACTATGCTCGCGACATGGCCGGCATCGGCGTTGTCGCGTCCGTCTTCGTCGAGGCAAGCGCGGGAGGGCCCGGAGCATCGGAGCTCGACTGGGTCGATGCCGTGGCCGGCGACCGCAGCCTGCCTGCCGTCTCGGTAGGCCATGCCGACTTGCGCCGCCCGGATATCGGCGCAGTTCTTTCGGTCTTCCAGCGCTCCGCACGCATGCGCGGAATACGCATGTCGCTGGCTTGGGACGGGCGGCCGTGGTGGCGCTTCGTGGAATCTCCGGACATCATGCTTGCCCCGGAATTCCTGCATGGCCTGTCGGAATTGACGCGTCGAGAGCTGGCCTTCGACACGCTCGTCGTGCCCGGGCAGCTCTCGCAATTGGCCAATGTCGCACGCGCCAATCCGGACTTGCAAATCGTCATCAATCACCTCGGTACGCCGCTGCGCGAGACGGTCGAGGACATCGCCCAGTGGACGGAGGGGATGCGCGACTGCGCAAGGTGCGCGAACATGTCGATCAAGCTTTCGGGTCTCTGGGTTCTCGATCGTGGTTGGGCGCCCGAGCACATCGCCGCTCCCGTCCGGATGGTCATCGACCTGTTCGGGCCGCACCGGTGCATGTGGGCCACCAATTATCCGGTCGAGAAATTGATGTGCCCAGTGGTCGACCAGATCCGCAACCTGGACACGGTGCTGGACGACTTGTCGGAAGACGAGAAAGATACGATCTTCCGGCGCACAGCCGCCCGCGTCTATCGAATTCCGCTTCCGGATAGGACGATTGCCGTCGACGGTTCGCGGCGAACCGTTGCGGGTTAG